Below is a window of Desulfovibrionales bacterium DNA.
AACAAGAACTCCTGAACGATCCCAAGGAACGGGCCGAGCATATAATGCTGGTTGACCTGGGGCGAAATGATGTGGGCCGGGTAGCCGGATACGGCAGCGTAGAAGTAAACGAACTGATGGCTATTGAACGGTATTCACACGTCATGCATATAGTTTCCAATGTGCGCGGCCTGTTAAAAGAAGGCAAGGATGCCTTTGACGTTTTCTCCGCTACGTTTCCGGCCGGCACGGTAAGCGGCGCCCCAAAGGTGCGGGCCATGGAGATCATTGAAGAACTGGAGCCCGACCGCCGCGGGCCGTACGCCGGTGCGGTTGGTTATTTCAGCTTTTCCGGCAACATGGACCTGTGTATCGCCATCCGCACGCTGCTCATTAAAAATGGACGGATAAGTGTCCAGGCCGGGGCGGGGATCGTAGCTGATTCCGATCCGGATAAGGAATATCAGGAGACGGTAAACAAGGCGCGCGGTATGCTGAGGGCTATCGAATGGGCAAAAAAGGGATTGGAATAGGCGATGATATTCATCCTCGATAATTATGATTCCTTTACTTATAATCTCGTCCAGGCCTTTGGCGAGATGGGTGAAGACCTGATCGTGGAGCGCAACGATAAGATCGGCCTCAAGGGGATTGAAAGACTTTCTCCCTCACACCTGGTCATTTCTCCCGGGCCGTGTTCTCCGGAAGAGGCTGGCATTTCCGTGACAGCTATCCGGTATTTTGCCGGCCGGCTGCCCATACTCGGGGTCTGCCTGGGGCATCAGTCCATAGGCGCGGCCTTTGGCGGCCGCATAGCGCGCGCCGAAAGGCTCATGCACGGCAAGACCTCTTTGATCTATCACGACGGGCAAACGATTTTTGAGGGGCTGCCGCTGCCCTTTGAGGCCACGCGCTATCACTCGCTTATTGTAGAGAAAGAGTCCCTGCCCGATTGTCTGGAGATAACCGCCTGGACCGAAGAGGGAGAAATCATGGGCCTTCGGCACAAAGAGCTTATCATAGAGGGGGTACAATTCCACCCCGAATCAATCCTGACCAGAGAGGGACCGGGGCTCCTGAAGAATTTTACAAGACTGTCCGGGGGGAGGAGATGACTGTGATCAAGGAAACGCTGGCTCGGGTAGTTAACCGCCAGGACTTAAGCGAAGAGGAAATGACGGCGGTTATGGAAGAGATTATGAGCGGCGCCTGTACGCCGGCCCAGATAGGGGCCTTTATCACGGCGCTCCGCATGAAGGGTGAATCTGTAGCGGAGATAACCGGAGCAGCCCGCGTAATGCGGGAAAAAGCCACTCAGATTAAGGTTGAGGCAGAGATAGTGGTGGATATCGTCGGCACCGGCGGTGACGCCTCTAATACCTTCAATGTTTCTACAACCGCTGCCTTTGTAATAGCCGCATCGGGAGTGAAAGTGGCGAAACATGGAAATCGTGCGGTCTCATCCCGTTGTGGGAGCGCCGATGTCCTGGAGGCGCTGGGGGCCAACTTAGATATTTCACCTTCACTCGTGGCCGCCTGCATAGGTAAGGTTGGTTTTGGCTTTCTTTTCGCTCCCAAATTACACCTGGCCATGAAACACGCCATCGGTCCCCGAAGGGAGATAGGACTGCGTACCATATTCAACATTCTTGGGCCTCTGACCAATCCGGCCGGGGCCAATGTTCAGGTCCTCGGGGTCTATGATGGCAGTCTGGCGAATACCTTGGCCTCGGTGCTGAAAAATCTGGGGTGCAAGGCGGCTATGGTGGTCTTTGGTGAAGGCGGGTATGACGAGCTGAGTATAGTTGGGCCTACCCGGGTAAGCGAACTCAAAGGAGGCGCTGTCCGCGATTATGTCGTGCAGCCGGATGATTTTGGCCTCAAAAGGGCTACTCCGGCGGAGATTATTGGTGGCGATGCGGCAAAAAACGCACAGATTGTGCGGTCTATTTTTGCCGGTGAAAAAGGGGCCTGCCGGGATATGGTGGTTCTTAATGCGGCTGCCGCCTTGGCTATCAGCGGCAAGGCGAGAGACATGTCCGAAGGTGTAAGGATGGCCGAGGAACTCATAGATAGCGGTGCAGCAGGCAAAAAGCTTGAGGAATACATCACGTTTTCCCGGAAAGCGGCATGAGATGAGAGATAGAAAAGATCATGGCTGATAGCTGACCGCTGAAAGCTGAAGGCTTGATTACTATGATTTTAGATAAAATCGTTGCCCATAAGAGACTTGAGGTGGCCCGGCGTAGGGAGGAAGAACCCATTCCTGTCTTGATGCAGGAGATAGGTCGCTTGGCAGCACCGCGTTCATTGAGCAGCGCTCTTACTGCGGGTGGCGGAATAAATATAATTGCCGAGATAAAGCGGGCTTCACCCTCTGCCGGCATGATAGCCGGTAACATAGACCCGTCGTCTGTTGCTATGGAATATGAGATGGGTGGGGCAGCGGCCATTTCGGTATTGACGGACAGGGAATTTTTTGCCGGTGACATTGCCTTTCTGCCCCAGGTCAGGCGGACGGTCTCGCTTCCCGTGCTTCGTAAAGATTTCCTCATAGACCCCTACCAGGTCT
It encodes the following:
- a CDS encoding aminodeoxychorismate/anthranilate synthase component II, with protein sequence MIFILDNYDSFTYNLVQAFGEMGEDLIVERNDKIGLKGIERLSPSHLVISPGPCSPEEAGISVTAIRYFAGRLPILGVCLGHQSIGAAFGGRIARAERLMHGKTSLIYHDGQTIFEGLPLPFEATRYHSLIVEKESLPDCLEITAWTEEGEIMGLRHKELIIEGVQFHPESILTREGPGLLKNFTRLSGGRR
- the trpD gene encoding anthranilate phosphoribosyltransferase, whose amino-acid sequence is MIKETLARVVNRQDLSEEEMTAVMEEIMSGACTPAQIGAFITALRMKGESVAEITGAARVMREKATQIKVEAEIVVDIVGTGGDASNTFNVSTTAAFVIAASGVKVAKHGNRAVSSRCGSADVLEALGANLDISPSLVAACIGKVGFGFLFAPKLHLAMKHAIGPRREIGLRTIFNILGPLTNPAGANVQVLGVYDGSLANTLASVLKNLGCKAAMVVFGEGGYDELSIVGPTRVSELKGGAVRDYVVQPDDFGLKRATPAEIIGGDAAKNAQIVRSIFAGEKGACRDMVVLNAAAALAISGKARDMSEGVRMAEELIDSGAAGKKLEEYITFSRKAA